The segment CCTCGATCGCCTCGCGATCGGCGCGGTCCTTGAGCTCGTTCCGCAGCTCGCTCTCGAGCGAAGGCGCGAGCAGGCGCTCCCAGCCGTCCTGCGCCGCTGCGGCGAGCTGCGCGGCGGCCTTGGTGCCCCGGTTCTTCACCACGCTGCCGTGGACGCGCCCGAGGATCTCCTCGTCGGGGAAGGCGAGCTTCACTTTCAGCACGCCCTCCGCCTCGCCGCGGAAGATGGCGAGGACGCGGTGGGACGGCGCCTTCGCCAGCGGCTCCTCGTGGTCGTACCAGCTCTCGAAGCGGGTGCGCTCGTCACGCTTCTTCGGCGCCACGTCGGAGCGCAGCCCGCCCCGCTCCCTGGCGATCGAGCGGGCGGCTGCGCGAATCGATGCATCTTCCGCGATCCGCTCGGCAAGGATGTCCCGCGCGCCCGCGAGCGCCGCCTCCAGGTCGGCGACGCCCTTCCCCTCGTCGACGAAGGCCGCCGCCTCGGCCGCGGGATCGAGCCGCGGGTCCTGCGACCAGATCCGGTCGGCGAGGGGCTCCAGCCCCTTCTCGCGCGCCATGGTGGCGCGGGTGCGGCGCTTCGGCCGGTAGGGCAGGTAGAGATCCTCGAGCTCGGTGCGCGACGAGGCCCGCTCGATCCGGGCCCGTAGCTCCGGGGTGAGCTTGCCCTGCTCGTCGACGCTGCGGAGGATCGCCTCCCGCCTGTCCTCCAGCTCACCGAGGGAGCCGGCCCTGTCGAGGACCGCCTGGATCTGCACCTCGTCGAGGCCGCCGGTTGCCTCCTTGCGGTAGCGGGCGAGGAAGGGAACGGTGGCACCCTCTTCGTGCAAATCGAGGGTGCGCTCCACCTGCGCGGGACGCAGGCCGAGCTCGCGGGAGATGACGTCGACGAAGCGCTTCATTGCGCCGCAATCTACACCCTTCCCGCCGGTGCGGAAGCCACGGCAGCCGGGCGGAATGCGGACACGCCCGGCGGCCACCGAGCAACTTCCGGTGGGCCTCGCCGGGCGTCGTCCTTCCCGCTGGGGGCGGGAAACGATGGGGCTGCCCATCCAACCGACAGCCTCGGAGGACCGGCAGCTCCTGTCTTGCTGCCGCCTCCACCCATCGAGTAGGCGCAGCCCGCTGCTGCGCAAGCGCGCCTTCCTACGATTCCTGCCGCCAGCCGAGCCGCGACGCGATCTCGTCCGGCGCGAGCTCCCGCACCTGCCCCTCGGGCACGTCGAGGACGAGCTCGCCCACCGCCTCGCGGTGCAGCGCGCGCACCGGCAGACCCACCGCCGCGAGCATACGCTTCACCTGGTGGTTGCGCCCCTCGGTGATGGTGAGCTCCACCTCGCCTGGCCCCCGGGCCACCGCCACCGCAGGCCGGGTGGGCCCGTCGTCGAGGGTGATCCCGCGGCGCAGCGGCTCGAGCCGCTCGTCGTCCACCCGCCCCTGCACCAGCGCCAGGTAGCGCTTGGGCAGGTGGCTCTCGGGCCTCGTCGCGTGGGCCACGAAGCGCTCGTCGTTGGTGAAGAGGAGGAGCCCGGTGGTGTTGCGATCGAGGCGCCCCACCGCGTGCCAGCCGTAGCGCTCGAGCCCCGGCGGCAGCACCGCGGCGAGGCGCTCGAAGACGGTGCCGCCCCCTTCCGGATCGACGGTGGAGGTGACCACCCCCGCCGGCTTGTGGAAGAGGAGCACGCGGGTCGCCGCCTGCAGCGCGAGCCGCCTGCCGTCGAGCCGGATCTCGTCGCCGGCGCGCACCACCGCCATCGGCTCCCGGACCACCTCGCCGTTCTTGCTGACGCGGCCGGCCCGAATTGCTACCTGCGCTTCCGCCTGGGGCATGTGGCCGGAGCGGGCGAGGGCGCGGGTGAGCCAGTCCGGCTTCTCCCCGGGGGCGAAGCCGGCGTCGGAGGCCCGCGCCGCCTGCAGCCATTTCGGCGTGCGCTTGCGGCTCACGCGTGGGTTCGGAAGACGTAGTCCCAGAGCGGGCTCGAGACGCCGAAGCGCTTCTCCTGGAACTTCTTGTTGAAGTGGTGGCTGGCGTGGTGCCCCTGCAGCTTGCGGAGCCAGCGGTTCTTCGGCCTGCCGTGGTGCACGTAGTAGTGGGTCAGGTCGTAGATCATGTAGCCCAGCGTGAAGCCGCCGTGGAACGCCCAGCCGCCATCGCCGAGCAGCGCCGTCCAGAGCAGGGTGAAGAGCACGAAGAGCGGCACGCTCGCGCCGGGCGGGAGCACCAGCCGGTATTTGTCGTGGGGCCAGTGGTGGTGCACGCCGTGGACGAGGAAGTGGAAGCGCTCGCCCCAGGTGCCACCGGGGATCCAGTGGAAGAGGGTCCGGTGGAGCCAGTATTCCGCCAGGGTCCACGCCAACAGGCCGGCGAAGGCCAGGGCCGCGGTTGTCCCGATCCCGTTGCCGTGCTGCAGGCTCTCCCAGAGCAGCCAGGCCACCGCCGGCACGAAGACGATCGGGACGAAGGCAAAATGGGTCCGCGACACGGCGTCGAGGAGATCGCTCTCGAACATCCGCGGCGAATCGGGACCGGCCCAGGGTCGGTACATGCGTCTTCCTCCAGAAGCAGACGCCCCCGCGCAAGGCGGGGAGATACTGCACATTGGTGGCAGACCCATGGCAGGCGCGACCGCTTGCGCCCTGCCCGGGGCGGCCTCGGCGGCCTTCCTAACGACGGCCGAGGCCAGGCGCAACGCGAATGACGCAGCCGGTCGAAGGGGCGGGGGGCCCTGCACCGGGGGTGCCCCGGCGCAGGGGGTGTGCCGCTACTGCTTCGCTGCGGCCTTGCCGCCGGGCTGCAGTTCCTCGAGGAGCCGCTGCGCGCCGTAGACGGTCCGGAGCGCCTCGAGGATCCCCTCGCTGTGGACGGAGACCGCGCGGTTCACCGACTCGTCGAAGCCGTACTCACCGCCGAGGGACTGGATATTGCCGTCGAAGATCAGGCCGACGATCTCGCCCTCCCGGTTGATCACCGGCGAGCCGGAATTGCCGCCGATGATGTCGTTGGTCGAGGCGAAGTTGTAGGGCGTGGCGAGATCCAGCTTCGGCTTCGCCCGCAGCCACGAGGGGGGCAGCTCGTAGGGATCCGCGCCGGTGGCCCGCTCGTAGAGGCCGGCGAAGGTGGTGATCGGCTCGACCTGCCTGCCGTTCTCCTCCCAGCCCTTCACCTGGCCGAAGGAGAGGCGCAGGGTGAAGGTGGCATCGGGATAGGTGCTGGTGCCGTAGGCCTCGAAGCGGGCCTTCGCGATGGTCTCGCCGGCGCGGATGTCGATCGACTCGATCTGCTCCTCGTACTGCTTGCGGAGCGCCCGGGCCTGCGGATCGATGCGCCGGGCGAGCTCGATCATCGGATCGTTCGAGGCGGCGACCGCCTTCTTCCCGCCCTCGAAGAGCTGCTTGCGGAGCTTCGGATCGCCAAGCTTCGATCCCTGCACCAGCTTCTGCGCCAGCGACTCCGGCGACTCCTTGCCGAGCACGCTCTTGACGAAGGGGTGGTCGGTGCCGAGGGCCTCGCGGAGCTTGGTGAGCGAGTAGGTCAGCTTGAGCTCCTCGAGCTCGGGGTAGACCGGCGCCTCGCTGAAGAGCTGCGCCTGCAGCGCGGGGATCCGCGCGTCGGTGTACTCGGGGAGCCGCTGGTCGTTGGGCCTGGGCAGCTCCTCCGTCGCACGCACCAGCTGCCTGGCGAAGCCGAAGAGATCGGACTGGAAGCCCCAGGTGGTCGAGCGGCCCGGGCTCTCGATGTAGAGGAGCTCCTCGTAGATCGGCCGGAGCTTCGCCTGCGCCTCGGCCATGTCGGTCCAGGCCTGCGCGTACTGCTTCTTCCGCTCCGGGCTCGCATCCGCCCAGGCGCGGAGCTTGCGTTCCTGCTCGCGCTTGCTCTCCATCAGCGTCGGATCGAGGAGCGCCTCGTGCCTGCCGCGCAGCGCCTTCACCGCGTTCTCGACCCCGAAGAGATCGGTCTTGGCGATGCGCTTCTGCTCGGGCCCGCGGCGACCGAACTCGGTGAGCACGCCGCGGAGCTCGGCGAGGTAGAGCAGCCGCTGCGGCAGCACCATGTCCCGCTCGAACTCCAGCTCGGAGATGGTGAGCAGGCGGGAGGTGCGGCCCGGGTGGCCGGAGGTGAAGGTGAGGTCGCCCGCCTTCACGCCGCCGTCCGACCAGGCGAAGAAGTTCTCCATCTGCGCCGGCTTGCCGTCCCGGTAGACGCGCAGGAAGGTGGCGTCGAGGTTGTAGCGGGGGAACATGAAGTTGTCGGGGTCGCCGCCGAAGAAGGCGATGTCCAGCTCCGGCGCCCAGACCAGGCGCACGTCCTGGAAGCGGCGGTATTTGTAGAGCGAGTACTGGCCGCCGTTGTAGAGCGTGACCACGTCGCAGCGCAGCTCGGCGCTGGTAGCGCAGGCCTTCTCGATCTTCGACTTCTCCGCCTTGAGCGCCTCGGAATATCCGGCGCCGGTCTTGCCCTTCGTCGCCTTGGCGATCCGCGCGGTGACGTCGCGGATCTCGACGAGCTGGTTGACCTCCATCGCCGGGCACTGCTTCTCCTCGGCGAGGCTCTTCGCGAAGAAGCCGTTCTCCACGTAGTCCTGCTTCGCGGTGGAGAGCTGCTCGATGCAGCTGTGGGCGCAGTGGTGGTTGGTCATCACCAGGCCCTGCGCCGAGACGAAGGAGGCGGAGCAGCCGTTGGCGAGGCGCGCGGAGGAGAGGCGCACGTCGTCGAGCCATTCCTGGCTCGGCGCGAAGCCGTACCGCTCCTTCACCTGCTGCGCGGGGAAGTTGTCGAAGGTCCACATGCCCTCGTCGGCGAGGGCGGGGGCCGCGTAGAGCGCGAGCCCCAGGGCGAGAAAGCGCTTCATCCAGGATCCTTTCGGCAGTTTTCGGCGGCGCATTCCGCCCGCACCGGGCGCTGCCGTCAAGCGGCAGCGCCACTTGCCAAAAGGAACCGGGCCTAGCGCACCGTGAGGTGGTCGGGCAGCTCGTTGGGATTCTTCTCCCCCGCTGCACGGGGGAAATGTTCCCGCAGGTGCACGCCCACCCGCTCGATCGCCTCGACGAAGCCGTCCGCCGGGCGCTTCTCGCGGATGCGCCGGACCAGCACCTCGACCGCCTCGTTCCAGGTCCCCTCGCCCACCTTCTCGTGGACCGGCTTGTCGCCGAGGACCACCACCTCGTGCTCGAAGAGCGAGGCGAAGACGAGCACGCCGGTGCCGTGGGTGGTGCGGCCGAGGCCGTGCTCGCGGAAGGCGACCTCCGCCCGCCAGCGGACCATCGCGTCCATGGCGCTGCGCCCGACGAGGAGCCGCGCCAGCGGCGGCCAATTGCCGGCGAACCAGCCGATCACGAAGGCCAGCGCCTGGATCAGCGCCATCTCCCAGAGCGGGATCTCCACCGGGAGGATCAGGACGACCAGCGTCGCCAGCATCAGCGCCGCGATGCCCGCCCGGTCCTGCGCCTCGGGATAGGCGTCGCTCGAGTCGACCACCACCGGCACGATCTCGCCGAGGGTGGACGCCTCGGCCTGCCGCACCGCTGCCTGGATCCGCTCGAGGGCCGCCTCGTCGAAGAAGGGGTGTTTTTTCGCCATCACCAACTCCCGGAGGAACCGCCGCCGGAGAAGCCGCCGCCCCCGCCGCCGAAGCCGCCGCCCCCACCGAAACCACCGCCGCCGCCGAAGCCGCCGCCGATGAAGGGACCGCCGTAGAAGAAGCCCCGTCGCCGCCTGCCACCGAGCATCCGGAGCAGGAAGAAGGAGCCGAAGAAGAGCAGCGCCACCAACGGGATGCCGCGGCGCTCGTTCTGCTGCGGGCTCCGCCGGGCCTGGCCGATGTCGACGCCGGTATAGGTGAGCGCCCGCTCCGCAGCGGCGACGAGCCCCGCGCCGTATTGGTTGGCGCGGAACGCAGGAGCCAGCGTCTCCCGGATGATCCGCGAGGCCTGCGCGTCGGTGATCTCGCCCTCGAGGCCGCCGCCGACCTCGATCCGCATCTTGCGGTCCTGGGGGGCGACGACGAAGAGGAGGCCGTTGTCCTTCTCGGCGGTGCCGAGCTGCCAGGCCTCCGCCACGCGGATCGAGAAATCCTCGATCGGCTCACCCTCGAGCGACGGCACGGTGAGGAAGGCCATCTGCGGCCCGGTGCCCCCTTCCGCCGCCAGCGCCCGGCGCGCGATCGCCTCGAGCCGCGCCTCCTCGGCTGGCGAGAGGATCCCCGCCTGGTCGACCACCGGCCCGGTGAGCCGGGGCACCGGCAGCACCGCCAGGAGCAGCGCGGCGCCGAGCGCGATCAAAACTTCACCTCGGGCGGACGCTCTGCGTCGGGGGTCGTCGCCGTGAACTGGGGCTTCGGATCCTTCTGGTAGAAGAGCGAGTTGGTGAACGAGGTCGGCGGCACGGTGATCAGGTTGTTGAAGCCCTGCACCGCCTCGATGTAGCGGCGGCGCGCGATGGAAATCCGGTTCTCGGTCCCCTCGAGCTGCGCCTGCAGATCCCGGAAATTCTCGTTGGAGCGCAGGTCCGGGTAGCGCTCGGAGACCGCGAGGAGCCTGCCCAGCGCGCCGGAGAGCTGCGCCTGCGCCTGCTCGAACTGCCGCAGGTTCTCGGGGGTGAGCTGATCCGCCTGCAGCGTGACGCCGGTGGCCCGGGCCCTGGCGGAGGTCACCGCCTCGAGGACCTCGCGCTCCTGCTGCGCGAAGCCCTTCACCGTGTTGACCAGGTTGGGCACGAGATCGGCGCGGCGCTGGTACTGGTTCTGCACCTCGGCCCAGGCGGCGTCGACCGCGTTCTCTGCCTGCGGGATCGACTGCACGCCGCAGCCCGTGGCGAGGAGGGCGAGGGAAAGAGCGAGGAGCGTCTGGAGTCGGGTGCGAATCATGGCGGGAATCATAGTCCTCCCGGGGCGCTGTACCAGCGAAACGGTCGTGGACACCGTTGCGACCACCGGAGGGAAGAGATGCCGACGCGCCGGGCGCAGATCCACTGGGAAGGTGGCCTCAAGGCCGGAAAGGGTCGTTTCGAAGGCAGCAGTGGCGCCTTCGCCGCGCCCTACAGCGCGGGCACCCGCTTTGCGGAGGAGCCCGGCACCAATCCCGAGGAGCTGCTCGCAGCAGCGCACGGCGCCTGCTTCTCGATGGCGCTGGCTGCCGCCCTCGAGCAGGAGGGCGTGGTGCCGGAGCGGATCGACACCGACGCCGCCTGCACGATCGAGCTGCAGGGCGAGGGCTACCGGATCACCCGGGTCGAGTTGCAGGTCCGGGTCCGCGCCCCTGGGCTCGACGTCGGCACCCTCGAGCGCCAGGCGGCGATCACCAAAGAGGCCTGCCCGGTCTCCCGGGCCCTCCTCGGCAACCTCGAGATCGCGGTGCAGGCCCAGCTCGCCTGATCACCAGGGCAGCGGGCTCCCGTCGGCGTGGCGGAAGCTCCCCGACTCCTTCGGGTCGAGCTCGCCAATCCGCGTGAGGATCCCCCGGGCCGCATCGCCGGGCTCCACCGTGCCGCGGCCCCCGGTCATCTCGGTCTTCACGAAGCCCGGGTGCACGAGGAGCACCGCGATCCCCTTCGCCTCGAGATCCCGGGCGAGGGAGACGCCCGCTGCATTGAGCGCCGCCTTGGACATCCGGTAGCCGTAGTAGCCGCCGGAGGTGTTGTCCGCGATCGAGCCCATGCGGCTGGTGACGAGCACGATCCGGCTCCCCTCGCCGAGGTTCCCCAGCAGCGCCGCCGTCACCTTGAGGGGCCCGAGGGCGTTCACCTCGAATTGCCGGCGGATGCTCTCGAGGTCCAGGGGATCGAGGCCGTCCCGGTCGAGGATCCCGGCGTTGTTGACGAGCAGGTCGAGGTGCACGCCCTGCAGCCGCTCGCCGAGGCGGCGCACCGACTCGTCGTCCGCCACGTCGAGCTCCTCGACCTGGACCTCCAGCGCATCGAGATCGATGCTCCTGGTGCGGCAGGCGGCGATCACCTCCCAACCTGCAGCGACGAGCTGCCGGGTCATCTCGAGTCCGATTCCGCGGTTGGCGCCGGTGACGAGGGCACGGGGCATGGGGGCTGGTCTCCTGTGGGCGTGGAAGGCAGCAGAGGTAGCCCCGGCCCCTGCCCCGGCGCAACCCGACTTCCGCTACGGGCCGCATTGCGGTAGGCAAGCGGCCCATGGGCGCCGAAGGCGGCAGGACCACAGGCAAGGTGATCGTGCTCTTCCTCGTCGTGGCGGTGGGCCTGGCCTGCGGCCTGCTCTTCTGGGCCACGAAGGCGGTGCAGGAGGCGGCGCCGCCGATCCCGCCGCGGCTGCCCCGTCCCATCGCCGCCAGCGCCCTGCCGCCAGGCGGTGGGGCCGAGCTGCTGCAGCGCTACTGCGTCGCCTGCCACGCCCTGCCCGATCCGGCGCAGCACGCTGCAGCGGCCTGGCCCGGTGTCCTCGCCGACATGGAGCGCCGGATCCACTCGCGGATCATGCGCACCGCCCCGATGCCCACCCGCGCCGAATGGCGAGAGCTCGAGGCCTGGCTTCAGCTTCACGCCGCCGGCACGAGGGCCCTCGCCCAGGAAGAGACCGAGCCGTGACCGAGGCCTTTCCGAAGATCCGCGATGCGCTGGCCCTGCAGCGGCGCCTCTCCACCGTCGCCGCCGAGCTCGCCGTCCGCGAGCGCCTGGCCAGGGAGCAGCGCTGGCTCGACGAGGCGCGCACCCTCCTCGACGAGCGCACCAACGGCGCCGACGAGCTGCTCGCCCGGGCGGCGGCGCTGCCGGAAGGCGAGGAACTTCGCACCGAGCTGCTGGCGGAGGCGAAGCTGCGCTGGATCGACGCGGCGCAGACCTTCCACGCCACGGTGACGCGGACCTTCGGCCCGCGGGCGCCGGTGGTGGAGGCGCTCTTCCCCCACGCCGACTTCGAGATCCTGCGGCGCAAGGGCTTCGACGACTACCACGACGCGGTGCTGCGCTTCCTCGCCACCGCCTACGTGGAGCGGACCCTCGCCGAGGAGGAGCGGGTCCACGCCCACCGCGACGCGCTGGTCGCTGCGAGCGAGCGGCTCCAGCAGCTCCGCGAGCCGCAGCCCGCCGAGGACGATGCGGCGCTGCGCCGCGAGGTGGACGACGTGGCGGCGCCCCTCGATCTGGTGCTGCGACAGGTGCGGCACCTCGCGGAGGCCGCGCTCCTGCCTGCGCCCGATCTGCTCGAGCGGGCGGCGCTGGAGCCGCAGGGGCGCCGCCGCACGGCGCGCCGCGCCTCCACCCGGGCGGGCTGAATTGCGGTTGGCGCCCTGCTTTCGTGGCGTACCATGCGCCCCATGCGCACGAAGATCCTGATCGGAGCGGTGCTGCTCGCCGGCACCGCCTGCCCCAAGTCCAGCGACACCCTTCCCGAGCCGGAGGTGAGCACCCGGGGGATCCCGGCGGAGCCGCCTGCCACCGTCGACGTGGCGGCCCTCGACCGCACCGTCCCGCCCTGCGAGGACTTCTACCGCTTCGCCTGCGACGGCTGGATCGAGGCCACCGCGATCCCGCCCGATCGGCCGGGCTGGTTCCGAGGCTTCTCGGAGATCCAGGAGCGCAACCAGCTCCTCCTCCGCCGGATCCTCGAGGAGGCCGCCGCGGGCGATCTCGATGCGCCCTACGCGAAGAAGCTCGGCGCCTACTACACCTCCTGCATGGACGAGGGGCAGCAGGCCTCGCTGCAGACCCTCGAGCAGGAGCTCGCGCGGATCGCCGCCGTCGAGAAGCCGGAAGCCCTCGCCGCCACGGTGGCGGCGCTGCAGCAGCGGGGCGTGAACGCCTTCTTCCAGATGGGCTCGGAGCAGGATTTCCGCGACACCACCCAGGTGATCAGCGGCGTCGATCAGGGCGGCCTCGGCCTCCCCGACCGGGACTACTACCTGAAGGAAGACGAAAAGAGCGCCCAGATCCGCGCGGCCTACGTGGAGCACGTGGCGAAGATGTTCGCCCTCGCCGGCACCGCCGAGGAGACGGCGCGGGAGCAGGCCCGGACGGTGATGGAGATCGAGACCGCGCTGGCGCAGGCCTCGATGGCGCGGGTCGATCGCCGCGACCCCTACAAGATCTACAACCGGCTCGAGCGCGAGGGGCTCGAGAAGCTCGCGCCCACCTTCGCGTGGGACGCCTATTTCCCGGCGATCGGCGCCGCCGACCTGCAGCAGATCAACGTGGCCACCCCCGACTTCTTCCGGGGCTTCGAGCAGGTCCTCGCCGAAAGGGAGATGGAGGCGATCCGCACCTACCTGCGCTGGCGCCTCCTCGACGCCTCGGCGGCGGCGCTACCCGAGCCCTTCGTGCAGGAGGATTTCGCCTTCCGCTCGAAGAACCTCACCGGCGAGGAGCAGATCCTGCCCCGGTGGAAGCGCTGCGTCGACGCGGTGGACAAGGCGATGGGCGAGGCGCTGGCCAGGCCCTTCGTGGCGATCACCTTCGGCGCCGAGGGGAAGAAGGAGGCGCAGGAGCTGGTGCGCGGGATCGAGCACGCCTTCGACGCGAACCTCAGCCGCATCGACTGGATGGACGAGGCGACGAAGGCCCGAGCCCGCGAGAAGCTCGAAGCGGTCTACAACAAGATCGGCTACCCCGATCGCTGGCGGAACTACGACGCCCTCGAGGTGGGTGAGGACTCCTACCTGGAGAACCGCCTCGCCGCAGCACGCTTCGAGACCCGCCGCGACCTCGACAAGATCGGCGAGCCGGTGGACCGCGGCGAGTGGTTCATGTCGCCGCCCACCGTCAACGCCTACTACAGCCCGCTGCGCAACGAGATGGTCTTCCCTGCGGGGATCCTCCAGTCGCCCTTCTTCGCCACCGAGGCGACCCACGCCGCCAACGCCGGCGGCATCGGCATGGTGATGGGCCACGAGCTCACCCACGGCTTCGACGACAAGGGGCGGCTCTTCGACGCGAAGGGCAATCTGAGCGAGTGGTGGAGCCCCGAGGTCTCGGAGCGCTACAAGCAGCGGGCGCAGTGCGTGGTCGATCAGTACGCCGCCTACACGGTGCAGGGGCAGAACCTCAACGGACGCCTCACCCTCGGCGAGAACATCGCCGACATCGGCGGCCTGAAGCTCGCCTGGGAGGCGCTCCAGGCGAGGCAGACGGAGCGCGGCGAAGGCCCGGAGGTGGCGGGCTTCACCGAGGACCAGCAGTTCTTCCTCTCCTTCGCCCAGTCCTGGTGTGCCAAGCGCCGGCCCGCGTACGCGCGGATGCTGGTCACGGTCGATCCCCACTCGCCGCCGGAGTACCGGGTGAACGGCAGCGTCTCCAACGTGCCGGGCTTCGCCGAGGCCTTCGCCTGCGAGGCCGGCGCGAAGATGGCGCCGACGGAGCGCTGCGAGGTCTGGTGATCCGCGGCGGTCGCCGCCGACATGAGCCCGACGGGGGCGGCGCCTGGCCGCCCCCGTGGCATACTGGGTCCATCGATCAGCCCCCGGAGGTAGGTATGCGCAAGACGTTCTGCAGCGTGGTGGCTCTCGGCCTGCTCGCAGCCTGTGGCGACGATCCCAAGGGCGTCGGTGGTACCGGCGGAAGCGGTGGCGGCGCGCCGGTGGAGCTGCCGCCCGAGACGGTGATGGTGCAGAGCGAGGCGGGCCGCACCTTCGAGTCGGAGCGGGTCCGCATCACCGTCCGCGAGATGGCGGGTGGCGCGATCCCGGAGATCAGCGGCTTCTTCCAGGCCACCGAGATGGAGACCGGCACGGACTACGACGTGCAGTTCCGGCTCTCCCGCGAGCAGCTCGAGACCGGCGTCGCCAACCCCAACCTCTCGGGCCGGGCGCCGACGCAGATCGGCATGGGCAAGATCGAGGTGGACGGGCCGGACGGCTGGATCATCAGCGACGGCCTCACCGATCGCCTCGACATCGAGTTCTCCGAGGGCTTCTTCAGCGGCACCGTCACCTCGCCCGAGCCGGAGATGGCGGCGACGATCGAAGGCGGCTACGACCTGCGCTGCGAGATCCTCGAGGGCGGCAAGCACGTGGAGGACGCCGACTTCGCCTCCGACGTCTGCCAGCAGTTCGCCCACCAGCGGCCGCGCACCGAGTGATTGCCCCTCAGCCGGCCCGGAGCGCCTCGAGGAGGCGCTGCCCGGCGCGGCCCAGCGGGCGCTGCGCCCGGTGGACCAGCATCGGCGCGAAGCGGTAGCGGGAGCCGCCATCCCAGGCGAGCTCCCGCAGGCTGCCCGCAGCGAGCGCCGCCTCCACCAGGTGGAGCGGCATCCAGCCGAATCCCAATCCCATCGAGAGCGCCTGCCTCTTGGTGAAGAAGTCGCCCAGGTAGAAGACCCGGGCGCCGCCGAAGAGCTGCAGCTGCCCGCTCTCGGCTCCTTCCCCGCCCCGCACCGTCAGCTCCACGTGGCGCTGCAACTCGGCCAGGGAGAGCTTGCGCTCCTGCGCGAGGGGATGGGCCGCCGCAGCCACCAGCACCACCTCGAGCTCCGGCAGCGCGTGGGCCACGAGGCTCTCGCTGCGGTGCCAGTCCTTGACCAGCATCAGGTCCGCGCCCTCGCTCTCGAAGCGCCGCTGGACCCCGCTCCGGAACTCGACCCGGAGCTGGATCTGCGTGGGCACCTCCTCGTCCGCCAGGGCCTGCAGGGCGGCGAGGAGCGGCTCCTGCGGCAGGATCCCGTCGATCACCACCTGGAGTCGCGGCTCCCAGCCCGCGCCGAACTGGCCGGCGACGTGCTCGAGCCTGCGGGCCCTGGCGAGGAGGAGGCGCCCCTCCTCGAGGACCACCCGGCCCGCGTCGGTGAGCCGGGCTCTGTGGCCGCTGCGATCGAAGAGGGCGAGGCCGAGTCCATCCTCCAGCTGGCGGATGGTGTAGCTCACCGCCGACTGGACCTTGTGCAGCTCCGCCGCCGCAGCAGCGAAGGAGCCGGTCCGCTGGATCGCCTCCAGGGTCTCGATGCCGTCGAGCGTGATCTTCACGGCGATATCATCAGCCGATTCGAACGAATCGAGCAAATCTTCCCGTTATCCTTCGAACGATGACCGGATCGATGCTGGTGGCCAAGGAGGCAGCCATGCATTGGATCAAGGGCCGCGTCACCCGCCAGGCGCACGTCGACATTCCCGAAGGCACCGTCGAGGAGGAGTTCGGCCGCCGCGGTTTCTTCGGCAGGGTGAGCCACCTCTACCGGACCCACGCACCGGTGGGCTGGACGAAGCTCGAGGGCGACTTGCGCCCCCACGCCTTCCAGACCCTGGAGCTCCCGGGCCTCTCGGGCGATTGGCTCGAGGGCCGGGTGGCCTTCCTCGGCAACGCCGACGTGACGCTCCACCTGGCGAAGCTCCACACGCCGATGCCGTACTTCTTCCGCAACGCCGACGCGGACGAGATCCTCTTCGTCCACCGGG is part of the Vulgatibacter sp. genome and harbors:
- a CDS encoding pseudouridine synthase — protein: MSRKRTPKWLQAARASDAGFAPGEKPDWLTRALARSGHMPQAEAQVAIRAGRVSKNGEVVREPMAVVRAGDEIRLDGRRLALQAATRVLLFHKPAGVVTSTVDPEGGGTVFERLAAVLPPGLERYGWHAVGRLDRNTTGLLLFTNDERFVAHATRPESHLPKRYLALVQGRVDDERLEPLRRGITLDDGPTRPAVAVARGPGEVELTITEGRNHQVKRMLAAVGLPVRALHREAVGELVLDVPEGQVRELAPDEIASRLGWRQES
- a CDS encoding sterol desaturase family protein, whose product is MYRPWAGPDSPRMFESDLLDAVSRTHFAFVPIVFVPAVAWLLWESLQHGNGIGTTAALAFAGLLAWTLAEYWLHRTLFHWIPGGTWGERFHFLVHGVHHHWPHDKYRLVLPPGASVPLFVLFTLLWTALLGDGGWAFHGGFTLGYMIYDLTHYYVHHGRPKNRWLRKLQGHHASHHFNKKFQEKRFGVSSPLWDYVFRTHA
- a CDS encoding S46 family peptidase, whose translation is MKRFLALGLALYAAPALADEGMWTFDNFPAQQVKERYGFAPSQEWLDDVRLSSARLANGCSASFVSAQGLVMTNHHCAHSCIEQLSTAKQDYVENGFFAKSLAEEKQCPAMEVNQLVEIRDVTARIAKATKGKTGAGYSEALKAEKSKIEKACATSAELRCDVVTLYNGGQYSLYKYRRFQDVRLVWAPELDIAFFGGDPDNFMFPRYNLDATFLRVYRDGKPAQMENFFAWSDGGVKAGDLTFTSGHPGRTSRLLTISELEFERDMVLPQRLLYLAELRGVLTEFGRRGPEQKRIAKTDLFGVENAVKALRGRHEALLDPTLMESKREQERKLRAWADASPERKKQYAQAWTDMAEAQAKLRPIYEELLYIESPGRSTTWGFQSDLFGFARQLVRATEELPRPNDQRLPEYTDARIPALQAQLFSEAPVYPELEELKLTYSLTKLREALGTDHPFVKSVLGKESPESLAQKLVQGSKLGDPKLRKQLFEGGKKAVAASNDPMIELARRIDPQARALRKQYEEQIESIDIRAGETIAKARFEAYGTSTYPDATFTLRLSFGQVKGWEENGRQVEPITTFAGLYERATGADPYELPPSWLRAKPKLDLATPYNFASTNDIIGGNSGSPVINREGEIVGLIFDGNIQSLGGEYGFDESVNRAVSVHSEGILEALRTVYGAQRLLEELQPGGKAAAKQ
- a CDS encoding TPM domain-containing protein; translated protein: MAKKHPFFDEAALERIQAAVRQAEASTLGEIVPVVVDSSDAYPEAQDRAGIAALMLATLVVLILPVEIPLWEMALIQALAFVIGWFAGNWPPLARLLVGRSAMDAMVRWRAEVAFREHGLGRTTHGTGVLVFASLFEHEVVVLGDKPVHEKVGEGTWNEAVEVLVRRIREKRPADGFVEAIERVGVHLREHFPRAAGEKNPNELPDHLTVR
- a CDS encoding TPM domain-containing protein, with the translated sequence MIALGAALLLAVLPVPRLTGPVVDQAGILSPAEEARLEAIARRALAAEGGTGPQMAFLTVPSLEGEPIEDFSIRVAEAWQLGTAEKDNGLLFVVAPQDRKMRIEVGGGLEGEITDAQASRIIRETLAPAFRANQYGAGLVAAAERALTYTGVDIGQARRSPQQNERRGIPLVALLFFGSFFLLRMLGGRRRRGFFYGGPFIGGGFGGGGGFGGGGGFGGGGGGFSGGGSSGSW
- a CDS encoding LemA family protein, producing the protein MIRTRLQTLLALSLALLATGCGVQSIPQAENAVDAAWAEVQNQYQRRADLVPNLVNTVKGFAQQEREVLEAVTSARARATGVTLQADQLTPENLRQFEQAQAQLSGALGRLLAVSERYPDLRSNENFRDLQAQLEGTENRISIARRRYIEAVQGFNNLITVPPTSFTNSLFYQKDPKPQFTATTPDAERPPEVKF
- a CDS encoding OsmC family peroxiredoxin; translation: MPTRRAQIHWEGGLKAGKGRFEGSSGAFAAPYSAGTRFAEEPGTNPEELLAAAHGACFSMALAAALEQEGVVPERIDTDAACTIELQGEGYRITRVELQVRVRAPGLDVGTLERQAAITKEACPVSRALLGNLEIAVQAQLA
- a CDS encoding SDR family oxidoreductase; its protein translation is MPRALVTGANRGIGLEMTRQLVAAGWEVIAACRTRSIDLDALEVQVEELDVADDESVRRLGERLQGVHLDLLVNNAGILDRDGLDPLDLESIRRQFEVNALGPLKVTAALLGNLGEGSRIVLVTSRMGSIADNTSGGYYGYRMSKAALNAAGVSLARDLEAKGIAVLLVHPGFVKTEMTGGRGTVEPGDAARGILTRIGELDPKESGSFRHADGSPLPW